In Topomyia yanbarensis strain Yona2022 chromosome 2, ASM3024719v1, whole genome shotgun sequence, one DNA window encodes the following:
- the LOC131678801 gene encoding uncharacterized protein LOC131678801, which translates to MISSKLFCVLLLFTIYVQKSSTFPLLDYFNSDPDGNPVARDVEETSTALAEIATESDSPRGPLIQYDTVVPVLKVVLTPIGRILQPLIERWIADRLGPYVESIGRAMEGFSRFATEHVSFQTGDTYYTKSDLIDGYGYNSLIITLASGRTFTVLTHKSNRKMNILDEFPQLSEALNEVRKLQ; encoded by the exons ATG ATCTCCTCAAAATTATTCTGCGTTTTACTGTTGTTTACGATTTACGTGCAAAAATCAAGTACTTTTCCCCTACTTGATTATTTCAACTCCGATCCGGATGGGAATCCAGTTGCTCGCGACGTAGAAGAAACATCCACTGCTCTGGCGGAAATTGCAACGGAAAGCGATTCTCCTCGTGGCCCATTGATTCAATACGATACGGTTGTTCCGGTGTTAAAAGTCGTGTTAACACCAATCG GACGCATCCTGCAACCGCTGATCGAACGATGGATCGCTGATCGCTTGGGGCCTTACGTCGAATCAATTGGTCGCGCCATGGAGGGCTTCTCGCGATTCGCCACCGAGCATGTTTCGTTCCAAACTGGGGATACCTACTACACGAAAAGTGATCTCATCGACGGCTACGGATACAACTCGCTGATCATTACCCTAGCTTCGGGCAGAACGTTCACCGTGCTAACGCACAAATCCAACCGAAAGATGAATATACTGGATGAGTTCCCTCAGCTCTCGGAGGCCCTGAACGAGGTGCGGAAGCTGCAGTGA